Genomic segment of Paenibacillus sp. FSL R5-0623:
CGTGGACAATTCGAATATGAAGGCGTTCGTTACCAATTTGATCAGAACACGGCGAATGACAACCATATTCACGGTCTCCACCGTACCCAATCCTGGTGTGTCAGTGACATTGAGGAAGATGAAGACGGCTGTGCAATTACGACTGAATTACTGACCGAAAATGAAGAGCATTGGATGGCCCAATTCCCGATTCCCCTGAAACTTGAGATGACGTTCAGTCTGCAAAACGCTGTATTTAGCCAGCGTCTGCGAGTCACCAATCTGAGCTCAACACCTGCTCCTTTTGGGATGGGATATCATACATGGTTTTTGTTAGACGGCAAACCTGCCGACTGGACACTGCAACTGCCTGTTTCCGGAATATACGGACAGAATGAAGAACAACTACCGACAGGTGAACTGGAACCCCTGGGTGAATGGTCTGCTCTGAACGAAGGCATCAATTTGCAGGGACGTAACTGGGATACCCTGTTGAAAGCTACCGAAGGTGAACCGGCTACGGCTTACTTACGCAGGCAAGATGGATATACATTGAAATATTCAGCAGATGAAGCATTTTTCAAACATTGGGTTCTCTTTACCAAAGGTGAATCCGATCAGTTCCTGTGCATTGAACCGTACACTTGGCTCCCGGATGCACCTAATTTGGCTTTATCGGATGAACAAACCGGGTTGATTCGCTTGGAACCGGAACAGCCTGTTGAGTTATTTACACGTATTGAGGTTATACCTCCGACAGACTAAGCGAGCTGATCATCCTCTACTTTGCTTTTACGCATATCACCCTATATTTTGATATCCAAATACAACTTGTCGACCCGCATTGGGTCGGCTTTTTTATGTGTCCTGTGCACTGATATTTATCCATATTTTCCCTTACACCATATCATGTATATTTCCTTATTCTCTAACCATACTAACATCACCAACCCATAAGGAGGTGACACATATGTACGGAAATCAAAACCAAGGTAGCGGTAGCCGCTCCAACAACCTGGTCGTTCCCCAAGCAACAGCAGCATTGCAACAATTGAAAATTGAAGCTGCTCAAGAGCTGGGTGTAACGATTCCACAAGATGGTTACTACGGTAACTATACTTCCCGTGAGACAGGTTCTCTGGGTGGATACATCACTAAACGTCTGGTACAAATCGCTGAGCAGCAATTATCGGGTCGTTCGTAAGCTCGTAATTAATGCTTAAGTAGCGTTAAAAAACAAAAGCGGCCTTCTTCGGAAGTGCCGCTTTCTCTTGTGTAACTAATTATGAGGTCGACTCCACATCTGAATCCTTGTATGTATTGGTTCTAGGGTAACGAATCATCAAGCTTGCCATATTGTAATTAGACTCCATCGTTGCATCTACCAAAATCATACCTTGTCTTACTGTGAAATCGTACGATATTTCGCCATGTGTCCAATTGCGTTTGAATTTCAACGTCTCCAATGCCATTGCCCGGAAAGAAGTTCTCTGGGTTTCGTTTAGCCCCCCTTCCTCCACATCCATCTGCCCATCTCGTCCAGCTATCGGATTATGTCGAATACCGAATTTCCCAATTACGTTGTTTCGTATTTGCACAAAAACTACCCCTGAATCTAACCCTGATAACTCATGATCAAGTTCTTTGAATACCAGATCCAACTGTCTCGCTAATGAAAGCTCATCAATTTTCATATTAACACTCTCCTTATATGCTTATAGTCCTATATATCAAGGACTTACGACTCATTATATGACATCATATGTGCTCATTCAACAAAGAACGGCAAAGTTGGGTATTTCTAACTATGATTTGCACAATTAATTGCCATTCCACTTCCTTAAACTGAGCTTTTTCACTTAATTACGACAAAATCTTCAAGAATCGAAAATGAGGATTCTGTACAAAAAAGGCTGGAATCCAGTGTCTGTTAACACGGGATTCCAGCCTTTTCATATCTGTTCAACCTATTTTTCGGTTGCTGTCATCTGTAGAAACTGCTCAATATCGGCAATAACCAAGTCCGCAGCATTTTGCCAGAATTCCGGTTGTGTCAGGTCGGTACCCAGATGTTTCTGAGCAAGTTCTTCGACCGTCATACGCCCTGTATCCCGCAACAAATCATCATATTTATCTGCAAATGCCGTACCTTCCTGCTGCGCTCTTGCATAGATTCCCGCACTGAACATATAACCAAACGTGTATGGAAAATTATAGAACGGTACACCAGTTAGATAGAAGTGCAGTTTGGATGCCCAGAAATGAGGGTGATCTGATGCAAGTGCACCGCAGAACGCTTCCTGCTGCGCCTCCACCATTAATTTGGATAATTCATCCGCGTTGACCAAGCCTTTTTTGCGTTGTTCATAGAAACGATTCTCAAACAGGAACCGGGCATGGATGTTCATAAAGAAAGCCACACTTCGCTGTATCTTGTCTTCCACCAAAGCCAGCTTCTCTTGCTCATCTGTTGCCGCCTGCACCAGGGCATCTGCAACAATCAGTTCAGCAAACGTGGAAGCTGTCTCAGCCACATTCATCGCATAACGTTGATTCAATGCAGGCAACTCTTCCATAATGTGTTGATGATATCCATGACCAAGTTCATGCGCAAGGGTCGACACATTAGACGGTGTCCCGGAGAAGGTCATGAAAATTCGAGTTGCTTTGCTAAGTGGCAAAGACGTACAGAATCCACCTGGACGTTTGCCAGGACGGTCTTCTGCTTCGATCCAGCGTTTCTCAAAAGCCATCTCTGCAAACGAGGAAAGTTTAGGACTGAACTTGGCAAACTGCTCAACAATATTGATGGCTGCCTCATCGTAAGTGATTTTGCCACTTGATTTACCTACAGGTGCATCTACGTCGCTCCAGCTGAGCTTGTCTACCCCCAGCAGTTCTGCCTTCCGCTCCAGATATTGAACAAGTGCAGGTTTGGCACCGTTAATCACATCCCACATCGTATCCAGTGTCTGACGTGACATCCGGTTGATGGCCAGAGGTTCTTTGAGGATATCATCCCAGCCACGTTTCTCATATAACTTCAGACGGAATCCCGCGAGGTGATTCAGCGTGTCAGCGCAGAAATCTTCGACATCGGTCCAAGCCTGCTCCCAGTTTGCGAATACCGTCTCCCGTACATTCCGATCACTATCGCTCAGCTTGTTGGCAGCCTGTCCTGCGGAGAGCATCACCGTTTCCCCATCTTGCTCAAATGGAATGTTCACCTTGCTGACAATCGTGTTGTAGAATTTGCCCCAACCATGGTAACCATCTACACCCAGATCCAGAGCAAGACCTTCCAGTTCAGGCGACAGCTTCTCACGAGCCAGCGTGCGACTCTCGTTTAATACAAATGCCAGCGGCTGAATATCTTCCCGAGCAATCCAAGCGTCCCACACCGAATCCGATGTCTGACTGAGTGTATTATCGAACTTTGATTTGCTGCCGTTCAGCATTGCTGCAATAGAACTGATGGCGCCCTGAAGCTGCTTTGCCTTTTTGTCCTTTTGGTTTTGCGATGAGAGACAACCTACAAACGCAGAACCTTCCGATATGCGGATATAACAGCTTTGCAGCAGTTCCAAAATCGGATCAAATGCAGCCGTCTCTTCTAATGAAGTCGGTGCAGGTGTTTCGTTCAACAGATGTTGCAGTTTACGTACATCCTCTTCCAGTGCAATCAGATACGCAGCGAATGTCTCGGAGGAAGAACCTCCACTAAAAATGGACTCCAGATCCCATACGGGGTGTAATGGCGTTTTCATTTAATAAGGCACCTCTCTCTATAAATTGGATGGTTAGGATTGAATTAAAAACTGGTTTTATGCGTGTCATATCTCTATACTAGAGAAATAGCTACAGAGGTTGTTCAAAAAGTCCACTTTTGATTACGAATCATGCCTAACGGCATTATCAGCATCGAATATGAAATTCAGCCGAAATGTCCGTTGCTCACGTAGTTTGCCTACGCTCCGCTACTCCATTTCTAGCTTCATTCCATCTTCTCGGTACTGAAAACCAGTCTTTTTGAACATGTATTTATAGCAACCTTCAGGAGGTAAACGTATGAAACCTTTACAAGTATCGGCTGATACAGCCGTCAAATTAGCAGAATCCCTGGGCGTACCTTTGGAGCACCTGATGCACATGCCCCAACATATCCTGATGCAGAAGATTGCGGAACTCGCCAAACAAGAAGCCTCCAAACCTTCCGCACCAGAAGGCGAACAAGAATGATTCCGTTTGAGAACAGCTGGCCTTACGATATTGTGATGGGAGACATCTATGTACAGCAATGTCCCTATTGTCATGCAAGCAATGTGCTGCTCCCCCTCAAACCAAAAGAGCTTGTGCTCATTCGCGAAGGCAAAAAGAAATTACTGGTCTTTCCCTGCTGTAATACAAGCATGACCGTGATCGACAACGACAGTGACTACTTGTTATCCAGCCGTCCTGTCCGTAACTAATGCTAGATCAACCTAGAGGGGGCTGCGCTTTGCAGCCTCTTTGTCTGTTTCAAGCATCTCTTCAGGGAGTTCCAACTTACTTGAAATCATCTGCTCACGCAGAACAGCCCACTGTTCCCTTGATGCACGAATCATGGCCGCATCTGTGATCCGCTTGTCATGAATGACCTTGCTGAACCATTGCACTGCTTCATTAAACCGCCCTACCCTGCGGTTCAATTCCCCGAGCAAATACAACAGTTTGGCTTCATTGCCACCCGTTCCTTCACGTTCGAACACCTTCACATAGGCTTCAAGGCTAAATTCAAGAAAACGATGTTCCTGTGCATGGTCCTCCATATAACGATACAACCAAGCGATATGATGCAACAGACCAGCGACGACACGATCTTTCTCCTGGATAACCTGTGCACACAGCAAGGCAAGCTTGTACGTAGCCAGCGCCTGTTCCAGTGTTCGTGCTCCACTATAATCACGTTTAACCCAGCGGTTACCGATCTGTTCCTTAAAAGCCTTGCGCTGAGCATCATTTAAATGCTCCGTTGCGTTCTCCGTCGTGGCAAACCCGCACTGCGGACAGATGCGAACCACATAAAAATCTGGATTCTCCAGCTTGTAGTACGCACAAAAATCTGAATCCGTCCGGTATGGCCTTTTTAAACTCGGTCTTACCCGTGAGGTCTCATACTCGGTTTCGCAATAATGGCAGGTCACTTTCACCTTATACAGCGGCTCTAATTCCAATCTTTTCCATCCCTCTCCCGTACGCTTGTAATCATATTCTGAACTACGGTGTATTTACAAAATGATGTGCAGGCCCGGATAAACGCTGCAGGATAAACGAATGCAAGGGCTCCTCCACACCAATCTGTGTTAAGGCTTGATCCATACATGCAAGCCAAGCCTCAGCCCGTTCAACCGTCACTTCAAAATGCATATGACGAGCACGCATCATCGGATGTCCAAACGCCTCGGAAAACAGCCCTGGGCCTCCAAAAAACTGAGACAAAAACATATACTGCTTGTCGATGACCGGCTGAATATCTTCCGGGAAAAGCGGAGCCAGCTGCTCATTCTGCTGAACGATTGGGTAAAAGGCCTCGACCAGTGCGCGAACACCTTTCTCACCGCCAAGATTGTCATAAATACTCAAACTGGGATTCATTCGTCTGATTCCCCTTTCTGATGTCGAATTTTGCCATATATTACACGTTCCATGAACATTGTGAAAACAGTAACAATAACCAGGCTCCAAAAGCCTTTATCTCCATTCTATCAAAAAAAACCAAAAAGTCCTATATAACATGAATTCATCAGGACATGTAACCTGCCATCTGTATATAGGACCTTATTCAAAACATAACACAAAAAAAGCGCCAACCGCTTGGGTTGGCGCACTAGATATTTCATTAATAACTCCGCCAGTCCTCTTCCTCAGAGCGTACCAGCGAGGCACGTATCACATATACAAAAGCACAGACCAGGATTCCGGTGACAAGACTCATGATCATCACTCCATCCGAATTGAATTCCACCTTGGAGACAATTAGGTGACGTTCAGGCGTTTTTCTCATTTTAGCACACATCACTCAAAAACACAGCCACTTTTGCAAGCGCTTTCTACGTATAATTTTGTACTGTTTGTCCACTTTTTCTCATATATTGATGGCAATAACATCACAGACTTCCGCACACCGACCATTCCAAAAATAAAGGAGAAGAATTCATGGCTGCTTCACAACGACTCACCCATGTCCTGGTCACACTCGCTCTCCTGATCCTTTGCGTGTTAATGGTCTTGTATCCAGCGGAAACCTGGCATGCAGGTGTACGCGGACTGTCCATCTGGTGGGACGTATTGTTTCCCTCCCTTTTTCCTTTTTTGGTGCTGTCCGAGCTGCTGCTCGGCTTTGGCATTGTTCATTTTCTAGGTACCTTGCTGAATCCACTGATGCGTCCATTGTTTCGTGTTCCCGGAAGCGGTGGTTTTGTATTTGCCGTGAGCTGTGCATCCGGTTATCCTACAGGGGCGAAACTGACCGCTCAGTTATGGGAACAAAAGCTGGTTACCCGGGAAGAAGGAGAACGGCTCGTTGCCTTCACTACATCATCCGATCCGATCTTCATGATTGGAGCGGTATCGGTTGGGTTCTTCCATAATGTCGCCATTGCTCCAGTATTGGTTGCGAGCCATTACGCTGCAGCTATTCTGGTGGGTATGCTCATGCGTTTTCACGGGGGTACAGCAAAAGGCTCACAGCCAAACATCTCTTCTGCATCTCCATCGGAGGAGATACCTAGAAACAGACTGGTCCGGGCCATCTATGCAATGCATGAAGCAAGAAAGGCTGACGGACGGGCATTCGGTGAACTGCTGCGCCAGGCAGTCTCCTCATCCCTTCGCCTTATTATTATCGTAGGAGGGCTGGTTGTATTCTTCTCGGTCATGATGGAGCTACTTGTCCAGACCGGTTGGCTTGGCGGATTATACGGGATAACCGAGCAGTTGTTACGACATAGCGGACTGCCTCCATCCTTATCTCCTAGCTTGGTCGGTGGGCTGTTTGAAGTAACGCTGGGGAACAAAGAGGCCGGGAGTGCCGGGGCATCCATCCCACTCGTCTATAAAGTGGCAGCAGCAGCCTTTGTTCTCTCCTGGGGCGGATTATCTGTCCATGCACAGATTATGAGTGTTCTTAGCAACACACCCATGAGATACGGTCCTTTCCTATTTGCCAGAGCAATTCATGCGCTAATCGCACCTGTGCTGGTCCTGCTATTGTGGACACCCATGATGGGGCGTTCCTCTTCACCCGTTCTCATGGAGCCCGGTTTCATCCCATCGTTATCAACGTATACACCCGATTGGGGACTGATTTTCTTGTCCGGAATGATTGTTTTTGTAAGCCTCATCGTATTGTTGTTATTCCTTGCGATATTAAGTTCCATTCTCAAGCCTAGACGACATGCCAAAAAATAAGTGAACGATTCATCTATATTTAACTGAATATGCGCCCAAACGTTGTGTTCTTCCGCGGAATTGATTATCATCGGTAGTATAATGACCACAAAGGAGCTTTCATCTTGAGATACTATGTTCAAGACCGCGGAGACCAGTTATCGATTGATCTCAGTCAGCAGTTTCACGCGCTGGCGAAGGAAGAAGGGTTCAAGCTGGATGCAGAATCGCCGGAGATTGTGATCTCCATCGGGGGCGATGGTACGATGCTACAGGCATTTCACAATTTCATCGACCGTATTCCGGATATTGCTTTTGTTGGGGTTCATACAGGCCATCTCGGCTTTTACGCCGATTGGAAGAAGGAAGAATTACGGGAGTTAGTCAGGCTGATGAGTGGCAAAGGAGATCCGGAGCGTCTCAAACCACGCATTGTGCAATACCCGCTATTGGAGCTTGAGATTCGGAAAAAGTCGGGGAATACCTCATACATCGCCCTTAATGAATTTACGTTAAAAGGTGTAGACGGTACCGTCGTGGCCCAGGTCGATATTAACGATGTGACATTCGAGATGTTCCGTGGGGATGGCATCTGTGTATCCACGCCTTCAGGCAGCACGGCATACAACAAGGCCCTTGGTGGTGCCATGGTTCATCCGACCATCGAGGCGATTCAGATTGCGGAGATTGCATCGATTAATAACCGGGTCTATCGGACACTTGGTTCACCGGTTATTTTGCCCAAGCATCATCATTGTGATATTTTCTCCCGCAAGGATCAGCGGTTACTGATGACCATTGATCATGTGAATGTGATGGTGGAGGATCTAATCTCCGTCCGTTGTCAGGTATCCAGTCACAAGGTCAGTTTCGCACGTTTCCGCCCTTATCCATTCTGGAACCGGGTTCGCACGGCATTTCTTGACTAAAATAAACACAGCAAAAAAGCGGTCCTTCTCAGGAACCGCTTTTTGCTTTGGCTTGAGGCTGATCCTTGCTCTTCTGAAGTACAAAGTACGCGCAGCCAAAGTTACAATATTCATTGATATAATCCACCATACTGGCGATCGTGGAATCCTTTGTCGCTTTCGGATGGTTATCACGGTAAAAACCTTTTAACCTCAACTGGCTATAACCCCAGTCCCCGATAATATAATCATAACGCTCCAGCACTTCACTGTAACGATCACGGAAGACCTCTGGATTCCAGCCTTCTTTGTGGTTCTGGACGATTTCATAATTTTTGCCGCCGATCTGTACAATGACCGGTTCTTTGGGTTTTTCTTCAACTGATTCAACAGCCGATTCCTGAACCGGCTCCTGAATCTGTTCTGTGATTTTTTCTTCTTCCAATCCGGTATCCTCCATCACGCGTGTGTTGCCGCCTGTTCAGCATGTTTGGTAGCCGATTTCACCTGTTCATGCGCATGGTAGGAGCTGCGTACCATCGGGCCGGACTCGACGTGGCTGAATCCACGTTTTAATCCTTCCTGTTTCAATGCAGCGAACTCCTCTGGCGGATAATACTTTTCAACATACAGATGTTTCTCCGATGGCTGCAAATATTGACCAATCGTCATAATATCACAGTTCACCGCACGAAGATCATCCATTGTTGATAAAATTTCATTATATTCCTCACCTACACCAAGCATGATGCTTGATTTCGTTGGGATGTTAGGTTGCATTTCTTTGGCACGAGCAAGCAA
This window contains:
- a CDS encoding YycC family protein — translated: MKPLQVSADTAVKLAESLGVPLEHLMHMPQHILMQKIAELAKQEASKPSAPEGEQE
- a CDS encoding NAD kinase, with product MRYYVQDRGDQLSIDLSQQFHALAKEEGFKLDAESPEIVISIGGDGTMLQAFHNFIDRIPDIAFVGVHTGHLGFYADWKKEELRELVRLMSGKGDPERLKPRIVQYPLLELEIRKKSGNTSYIALNEFTLKGVDGTVVAQVDINDVTFEMFRGDGICVSTPSGSTAYNKALGGAMVHPTIEAIQIAEIASINNRVYRTLGSPVILPKHHHCDIFSRKDQRLLMTIDHVNVMVEDLISVRCQVSSHKVSFARFRPYPFWNRVRTAFLD
- a CDS encoding aldose 1-epimerase encodes the protein MKQVTKGQWNGYDTYILHSRELEITLLPRLGNNIISIRDLVQDRDVVRRPDEDDLAFYLQKPYHFGVPLLIPPGRIHRGQFEYEGVRYQFDQNTANDNHIHGLHRTQSWCVSDIEEDEDGCAITTELLTENEEHWMAQFPIPLKLEMTFSLQNAVFSQRLRVTNLSSTPAPFGMGYHTWFLLDGKPADWTLQLPVSGIYGQNEEQLPTGELEPLGEWSALNEGINLQGRNWDTLLKATEGEPATAYLRRQDGYTLKYSADEAFFKHWVLFTKGESDQFLCIEPYTWLPDAPNLALSDEQTGLIRLEPEQPVELFTRIEVIPPTD
- a CDS encoding M3 family oligoendopeptidase; amino-acid sequence: MKTPLHPVWDLESIFSGGSSSETFAAYLIALEEDVRKLQHLLNETPAPTSLEETAAFDPILELLQSCYIRISEGSAFVGCLSSQNQKDKKAKQLQGAISSIAAMLNGSKSKFDNTLSQTSDSVWDAWIAREDIQPLAFVLNESRTLAREKLSPELEGLALDLGVDGYHGWGKFYNTIVSKVNIPFEQDGETVMLSAGQAANKLSDSDRNVRETVFANWEQAWTDVEDFCADTLNHLAGFRLKLYEKRGWDDILKEPLAINRMSRQTLDTMWDVINGAKPALVQYLERKAELLGVDKLSWSDVDAPVGKSSGKITYDEAAINIVEQFAKFSPKLSSFAEMAFEKRWIEAEDRPGKRPGGFCTSLPLSKATRIFMTFSGTPSNVSTLAHELGHGYHQHIMEELPALNQRYAMNVAETASTFAELIVADALVQAATDEQEKLALVEDKIQRSVAFFMNIHARFLFENRFYEQRKKGLVNADELSKLMVEAQQEAFCGALASDHPHFWASKLHFYLTGVPFYNFPYTFGYMFSAGIYARAQQEGTAFADKYDDLLRDTGRMTVEELAQKHLGTDLTQPEFWQNAADLVIADIEQFLQMTATEK
- a CDS encoding alpha/beta-type small acid-soluble spore protein, encoding MYGNQNQGSGSRSNNLVVPQATAALQQLKIEAAQELGVTIPQDGYYGNYTSRETGSLGGYITKRLVQIAEQQLSGRS
- a CDS encoding YutD family protein; translated protein: MEEEKITEQIQEPVQESAVESVEEKPKEPVIVQIGGKNYEIVQNHKEGWNPEVFRDRYSEVLERYDYIIGDWGYSQLRLKGFYRDNHPKATKDSTIASMVDYINEYCNFGCAYFVLQKSKDQPQAKAKSGS
- the ylbJ gene encoding sporulation integral membrane protein YlbJ; protein product: MAASQRLTHVLVTLALLILCVLMVLYPAETWHAGVRGLSIWWDVLFPSLFPFLVLSELLLGFGIVHFLGTLLNPLMRPLFRVPGSGGFVFAVSCASGYPTGAKLTAQLWEQKLVTREEGERLVAFTTSSDPIFMIGAVSVGFFHNVAIAPVLVASHYAAAILVGMLMRFHGGTAKGSQPNISSASPSEEIPRNRLVRAIYAMHEARKADGRAFGELLRQAVSSSLRLIIIVGGLVVFFSVMMELLVQTGWLGGLYGITEQLLRHSGLPPSLSPSLVGGLFEVTLGNKEAGSAGASIPLVYKVAAAAFVLSWGGLSVHAQIMSVLSNTPMRYGPFLFARAIHALIAPVLVLLLWTPMMGRSSSPVLMEPGFIPSLSTYTPDWGLIFLSGMIVFVSLIVLLLFLAILSSILKPRRHAKK
- a CDS encoding globin, translated to MNPSLSIYDNLGGEKGVRALVEAFYPIVQQNEQLAPLFPEDIQPVIDKQYMFLSQFFGGPGLFSEAFGHPMMRARHMHFEVTVERAEAWLACMDQALTQIGVEEPLHSFILQRLSGPAHHFVNTP
- a CDS encoding DUF2225 domain-containing protein, which produces MELEPLYKVKVTCHYCETEYETSRVRPSLKRPYRTDSDFCAYYKLENPDFYVVRICPQCGFATTENATEHLNDAQRKAFKEQIGNRWVKRDYSGARTLEQALATYKLALLCAQVIQEKDRVVAGLLHHIAWLYRYMEDHAQEHRFLEFSLEAYVKVFEREGTGGNEAKLLYLLGELNRRVGRFNEAVQWFSKVIHDKRITDAAMIRASREQWAVLREQMISSKLELPEEMLETDKEAAKRSPL
- a CDS encoding O-methyltransferase, which produces MKIDELSLARQLDLVFKELDHELSGLDSGVVFVQIRNNVIGKFGIRHNPIAGRDGQMDVEEGGLNETQRTSFRAMALETLKFKRNWTHGEISYDFTVRQGMILVDATMESNYNMASLMIRYPRTNTYKDSDVESTS